In a single window of the Phaeobacter sp. G2 genome:
- a CDS encoding ABC transporter ATP-binding protein yields the protein MAKITLSKLRHSYMPAPKSPSDYALKEIDLDWSDGGAYALLGPSGCGKSTLLNIISGLLVPSEGQILFDGQDVTALPPDQRNIAQVFQFPVIYDTMTVYDNLAFPLRNRGRDEDTVRDRVMAIAEMLEVTEMLDQKAAGLSPDNKQKISMGRGLVREDVNVVMFDEPLTVIDPHLKWKLRSKLKELHQRVKATMIYVTHDQTEALTFADQVVVMQDGEVVQIGTPVELFDRPAHTFVGHFIGSPGMNILPCELQAGSAHFADQPIALEGPIQGEANGKTEIGIRPEFVSLADTGLAATVTKVSDVGRHTVVECQTNGSRINAVIEGAGPAVGSPVHLDFRRDQTRLYVDGWLATTPDTAAEAAQ from the coding sequence ATGGCAAAAATTACACTCTCAAAGCTGCGACACAGCTATATGCCCGCCCCGAAATCCCCGTCAGACTATGCGCTAAAGGAGATTGACCTGGATTGGAGCGACGGCGGCGCCTATGCGCTGCTTGGCCCTTCGGGCTGTGGTAAATCCACCCTGCTCAACATCATTTCCGGCCTGTTGGTGCCCTCGGAGGGCCAGATCCTGTTTGACGGCCAGGACGTCACCGCCCTGCCGCCGGATCAGCGCAACATTGCCCAGGTGTTTCAGTTTCCGGTGATCTACGACACCATGACGGTCTACGACAATCTCGCCTTCCCGCTGCGCAACCGTGGCCGGGATGAGGACACCGTGCGTGACCGGGTGATGGCCATTGCCGAGATGCTCGAAGTAACGGAAATGCTGGACCAAAAGGCCGCAGGCCTGTCCCCCGACAACAAACAAAAGATCTCCATGGGGCGTGGGCTGGTGCGCGAAGACGTCAATGTGGTGATGTTTGACGAACCCCTGACGGTGATCGACCCGCATCTGAAATGGAAGCTGCGCTCAAAGCTGAAAGAACTGCACCAGCGCGTCAAAGCCACGATGATCTATGTCACCCACGATCAGACAGAGGCGTTGACCTTTGCCGATCAGGTGGTGGTGATGCAGGACGGCGAAGTGGTGCAGATCGGCACGCCTGTCGAGTTGTTTGACCGCCCCGCCCATACGTTTGTCGGCCACTTCATCGGCTCACCGGGGATGAACATCCTCCCCTGCGAACTGCAGGCAGGATCTGCCCATTTTGCCGACCAGCCCATCGCGCTGGAAGGCCCAATCCAAGGCGAAGCCAATGGCAAAACAGAAATCGGCATCCGGCCGGAATTTGTCTCTCTGGCGGACACCGGCCTGGCCGCAACAGTGACCAAAGTCTCGGATGTGGGGCGTCATACAGTGGTGGAATGCCAGACCAATGGCAGCCGCATCAATGCCGTGATCGAGGGCGCAGGACCTGCAGTTGGCAGCCCGGTGCATCTCGATTTTCGGCGTGACCAAACCCGGCTTTATGTGGATGGCTGGCTGGCCACCACCCCCGACACCGCAGCGGAGGCGGCACAATGA
- a CDS encoding BlaI/MecI/CopY family transcriptional regulator encodes MDRTSDDMRKKQDNSLLTEVELEFMTVVWATGGGTVRDILAVLNQAQERAYTSVATVLKIMEQKGFLSSERADRSLIYRPAIPKAEYQKTSLKNLSSKLFNDTPAALVARLVDDEEVTDDMLVEMRALLNERLGDNGN; translated from the coding sequence ATGGACCGGACATCAGACGACATGCGCAAGAAACAGGACAATTCACTGCTAACCGAGGTTGAGCTTGAATTCATGACCGTCGTCTGGGCCACTGGGGGCGGTACTGTCAGGGATATCCTTGCGGTGCTGAACCAGGCACAGGAACGCGCCTATACCTCGGTGGCGACTGTGCTTAAAATCATGGAACAAAAGGGCTTTCTTAGCAGCGAAAGGGCAGACCGTTCGCTGATCTACCGCCCCGCAATTCCCAAAGCAGAGTATCAAAAAACCTCTCTGAAAAACCTTTCGAGCAAGCTGTTCAACGACACGCCCGCGGCCCTGGTCGCCCGTCTTGTTGACGATGAAGAAGTTACCGACGACATGCTCGTTGAGATGCGGGCGCTGCTGAACGAAAGGTTGGGGGACAATGGAAACTGA
- a CDS encoding M56 family metallopeptidase, producing the protein METDALINSYLDLNLLVLAGTLLWLAARKLLSHSHLAHAFGAQLRLMNVLTLLLALSPFMMFAFTHLVMAHPPNLSDLLVSQFLQGNVSMSASSFETLLGLREDTVRVLSSQQLLWTRLLTTALAIGGMICAAQLASSIYRLRRALKRSFIWKNIGATQILISDETPVAYSTRGLFSRYVVLPSALLSQPQDLKLTLAHELQHFRQRDIECEVLLELLRPLLFWNPAFYLWRREVRHLREFACDQALMARPGLDIRAYCECLIRACAQAAQERVFFTRRSPAVALVDRRETRRDSTLQQRIIAVTAQQTHGETGFGWAMVSGLMIASVLATAMLMQRPGDWSHDRLMLSTIVNLERMASRNAAPSSSAAGRNILQGSFIPAGR; encoded by the coding sequence ATGGAAACTGACGCGCTGATCAATAGCTATCTGGATCTCAATCTTCTGGTGCTTGCAGGTACCCTGCTTTGGCTGGCGGCGCGGAAACTTCTGTCTCACTCTCATCTTGCCCATGCCTTTGGGGCGCAGCTGCGGCTGATGAATGTCCTCACCCTGCTGCTGGCGCTGTCGCCCTTTATGATGTTTGCCTTTACCCATCTGGTGATGGCCCATCCGCCCAATCTCTCCGATCTTCTGGTGTCGCAGTTTCTGCAGGGCAATGTCAGTATGAGCGCCAGCAGCTTTGAAACCCTCCTGGGCCTGCGCGAAGACACCGTGCGGGTGCTCTCCTCCCAGCAACTGCTCTGGACCCGGCTATTGACCACGGCGCTCGCCATCGGCGGGATGATCTGTGCCGCCCAACTGGCCTCCTCGATCTATCGCCTGCGCCGGGCGCTTAAGCGCAGCTTTATCTGGAAAAACATTGGCGCCACCCAGATCCTGATCTCTGACGAAACCCCGGTTGCCTATTCGACCCGCGGGCTGTTCAGCCGCTATGTGGTGCTGCCCTCGGCACTGCTGAGCCAGCCGCAGGATCTGAAACTGACCCTGGCCCATGAGCTACAGCACTTCCGCCAGCGCGATATCGAATGCGAGGTCCTGCTGGAGCTGCTGCGGCCGCTATTGTTCTGGAACCCCGCTTTTTACCTGTGGCGCCGCGAGGTCCGGCATCTGCGCGAATTTGCCTGTGATCAGGCCTTGATGGCGCGCCCCGGCCTGGATATCCGCGCCTATTGCGAATGCCTGATCCGCGCCTGTGCCCAGGCTGCGCAGGAACGCGTTTTCTTTACCCGCCGCAGCCCGGCTGTTGCCCTGGTGGATCGGCGCGAAACCCGTCGCGATTCAACGCTGCAACAACGCATCATTGCGGTGACCGCCCAACAAACCCATGGAGAAACCGGCTTTGGCTGGGCCATGGTATCAGGCCTGATGATCGCATCGGTCCTGGCCACCGCCATGCTGATGCAACGCCCCGGCGACTGGAGCCATGATCGGCTGATGCTCTCGACAATTGTCAATCTCGAACGCATGGCCAGCCGCAACGCTGCCCCCAGCAGCTCAGCGGCAGGTCGCAATATCCTGCAAGGCAGCTTTATCCCTGCCGGACGTTAG
- a CDS encoding DUF2160 domain-containing protein, with protein sequence MLSWMAWTWPTALVFIGIFSAIGVLVLLEIRNPGGDLRKGVLGLSTTRGDRLFITLLGTSYIFLAWLGLVGVPLWYPLGLAILWGIFTFWKV encoded by the coding sequence ATGCTGTCATGGATGGCCTGGACCTGGCCCACGGCTTTGGTTTTTATCGGTATTTTCTCTGCCATCGGGGTGCTTGTGCTGCTGGAAATCCGCAACCCCGGCGGCGACCTGCGCAAAGGTGTGCTGGGGCTCTCCACCACCCGCGGGGACCGTTTGTTCATCACCCTGTTGGGCACCAGCTACATCTTCCTCGCCTGGCTTGGCTTGGTCGGCGTGCCGCTTTGGTACCCGCTGGGGCTGGCCATTCTCTGGGGCATCTTCACCTTCTGGAAGGTGTAA
- a CDS encoding FAD-dependent oxidoreductase produces MTIAVIGAGIVGVSTALRLQSLGHQVTIYDRKGLAAEASAGNAGAFAFSEIIPLATPGMMRKAPKWLLDPMGPLSIPPRYALQLAPWLLRFWRASWRDRYAASMAAQSALMALARAALERQISDTDGEFLIQRDGQLQLFEGEKQYQASLPAWEARGQAGIRYELLQNPDEIAEIQPGLSRQFTHAGYTPDWINTVDPKTWCEYLAGQFMARGGRIEVQEVKGLSADRGSVSLDLGSHRVTPDRVVLAAGAWSHQLARGLGDALPLETERGYNTTLPAGAFDLRTHVTFGSHGFVASRINGGVRIGGAVELGGLKLPPNFKRADVLLKKACRFMPELDRTSGTQWMGFRPSMPDSLPVIGTSSASDAVIYAFGHGHLGLTQSAATAELVADLVMARPPEISLAALSPQRF; encoded by the coding sequence ATGACGATTGCTGTGATTGGTGCTGGCATTGTTGGAGTGAGCACCGCGTTGCGCCTGCAAAGTCTCGGCCATCAGGTGACGATCTATGATCGCAAAGGGCTGGCAGCAGAGGCGTCGGCGGGCAATGCCGGGGCCTTTGCCTTTAGTGAAATCATTCCATTGGCGACGCCGGGGATGATGCGCAAGGCCCCCAAATGGCTGCTGGATCCCATGGGGCCGTTGTCGATCCCGCCGCGCTATGCCCTGCAGCTGGCGCCCTGGCTGCTGCGGTTCTGGCGGGCCAGTTGGCGCGATCGTTACGCGGCGTCCATGGCGGCGCAATCGGCGTTGATGGCGCTGGCACGGGCGGCGTTGGAGCGTCAGATCAGCGATACGGATGGCGAATTTCTGATCCAGCGCGATGGCCAGTTGCAACTGTTTGAGGGCGAAAAACAATACCAGGCCAGCCTGCCAGCCTGGGAGGCCCGTGGTCAGGCCGGTATTCGCTATGAGCTGCTGCAAAACCCGGATGAAATCGCCGAGATACAACCGGGATTGAGCCGACAATTCACCCATGCTGGCTATACGCCGGACTGGATAAACACGGTGGACCCAAAGACCTGGTGCGAATACCTGGCCGGGCAGTTCATGGCGCGCGGTGGTCGTATCGAGGTTCAGGAAGTCAAAGGGCTGAGTGCGGACCGGGGGTCGGTCTCGCTGGATTTGGGAAGTCACAGGGTTACCCCGGACCGCGTGGTCCTTGCCGCCGGCGCCTGGTCACATCAGTTGGCGCGGGGCCTCGGGGATGCGCTGCCGCTGGAAACCGAACGCGGCTATAACACCACCCTGCCTGCCGGTGCCTTTGACCTTAGAACCCATGTGACCTTTGGCAGCCACGGATTTGTTGCCAGCCGGATCAATGGCGGCGTGCGAATTGGCGGCGCGGTAGAGCTGGGCGGCTTGAAACTGCCGCCCAATTTCAAACGCGCTGATGTGCTGCTGAAAAAGGCCTGCCGCTTTATGCCGGAGCTGGATCGCACGAGCGGCACCCAGTGGATGGGGTTCCGTCCCTCCATGCCCGACAGCCTGCCGGTGATTGGCACCTCCTCCGCTTCAGATGCGGTGATCTATGCCTTTGGCCATGGTCATCTGGGCCTCACCCAATCGGCGGCGACGGCGGAATTGGTGGCGGACCTGGTGATGGCGCGCCCACCTGAAATCTCGCTTGCGGCGTTGTCCCCGCAACGGTTCTAA
- a CDS encoding Lrp/AsnC family transcriptional regulator — MDQKDRQIIRTLQRDGRMSNQDLAEAVNLSPSPCLRRLRNLEKSGVIAGFSARANAKLYGLGMEIFVRIRLERHHQEVVQTFERQVLAMPEVLECHMMTGQVDYQLRVLVAGLDAYEHFIRNKIHPIGGVGSIETSFVYGTVKQTAVFPDLG, encoded by the coding sequence TTGGATCAAAAAGACCGGCAGATTATCCGAACCCTGCAACGGGACGGGCGGATGTCTAATCAGGATCTGGCCGAGGCGGTCAACCTGTCGCCATCCCCCTGTTTGCGGCGGCTGCGGAATTTGGAAAAATCTGGGGTGATCGCCGGGTTCTCCGCCCGCGCAAATGCCAAGCTGTATGGTTTGGGCATGGAGATCTTTGTGCGGATCCGGCTGGAGCGGCACCACCAGGAGGTGGTGCAGACCTTTGAGCGTCAGGTCCTGGCGATGCCGGAAGTGCTGGAATGCCACATGATGACCGGGCAGGTTGACTATCAATTGCGGGTTCTGGTGGCGGGGCTGGATGCCTATGAGCATTTTATCCGCAACAAGATCCATCCTATCGGCGGGGTGGGATCAATTGAGACCAGTTTTGTCTATGGCACAGTCAAGCAAACGGCGGTGTTTCCCGACCTCGGATAG
- a CDS encoding methionine gamma-lyase, with protein MTHPTDTTPGFATRAIHHAYDAQANEGALTPPLHLTSTFAFETAESGGEMFAGNRPGHIYSRISNPTLDLLEQRIATLEGAEAGLALSSGMGAITSTLWTLLSPGDEILVDKTLYGCTFAFMRHGLQKFGITVSHVDMTDLDQLQAAISPQTRVVYFETPANPNMRLVDIAGASRIAHAHGATVVVDNTYATPYLTRPIELGADLVLHSATKYLGGHGDVVAGLLVGRAEQIQEIRLTGMKDMTGAVMAPFNAMLVLRGLKTLALRMERHSSTAAEIADWLEAHPAVATVHYPGLPSFDHYDLACRQMALPGGMIAFELKGGLPAGRAMMNRLKMITRAVSLGDAETLIQHPASMTHSTYTPDERAEHGITEGLVRLSAGLENVADILQDLEQSLEFLQEQAA; from the coding sequence ATGACCCACCCGACCGACACCACGCCCGGCTTTGCCACCCGCGCAATTCATCACGCCTATGACGCCCAGGCCAATGAGGGCGCCTTGACGCCGCCGCTGCATCTCACCTCGACCTTTGCGTTTGAAACGGCCGAAAGCGGTGGCGAAATGTTTGCAGGCAATCGCCCCGGCCATATCTATTCCCGCATCTCCAACCCTACCCTGGATCTGTTGGAGCAACGCATTGCCACGCTCGAAGGTGCCGAGGCCGGATTGGCGCTGTCGTCAGGCATGGGGGCAATCACCTCGACGCTCTGGACCCTGCTCAGCCCCGGTGACGAAATCCTCGTGGACAAAACGCTCTATGGCTGCACCTTTGCCTTTATGCGGCACGGGTTGCAGAAATTTGGCATCACCGTTTCCCATGTGGACATGACAGATCTGGACCAGCTGCAGGCGGCGATCAGCCCACAGACTCGCGTGGTCTATTTTGAAACCCCGGCCAACCCCAATATGCGGCTGGTTGATATTGCCGGCGCCAGCCGCATCGCCCATGCCCATGGCGCAACCGTTGTGGTGGATAACACCTATGCCACGCCCTATCTGACCCGCCCGATTGAGCTGGGCGCCGATCTGGTGCTGCATTCGGCCACCAAATACCTTGGCGGTCATGGGGATGTTGTCGCCGGGTTGCTGGTCGGGCGGGCCGAACAAATCCAGGAGATCCGCCTTACTGGTATGAAGGACATGACCGGAGCCGTCATGGCGCCGTTTAATGCAATGCTGGTCCTGCGCGGGCTGAAAACCCTGGCGCTGCGGATGGAGCGCCACAGCAGCACCGCCGCCGAAATCGCCGATTGGCTAGAGGCACATCCGGCCGTGGCCACAGTTCACTACCCCGGCCTGCCCAGCTTTGATCACTATGACCTGGCCTGTCGCCAGATGGCCCTCCCCGGCGGCATGATTGCCTTTGAATTAAAAGGCGGCTTGCCCGCAGGGCGGGCGATGATGAACCGGCTGAAAATGATCACCCGCGCGGTGTCGCTGGGGGATGCGGAAACGCTGATCCAGCACCCAGCCTCGATGACCCATTCCACCTATACGCCGGATGAGCGCGCCGAACATGGCATCACCGAAGGTCTGGTGCGGCTGTCTGCCGGGTTGGAAAATGTCGCTGATATCCTGCAGGATCTGGAACAATCCCTGGAGTTTTTGCAGGAACAGGCCGCCTGA
- a CDS encoding aldehyde dehydrogenase family protein, with translation MDYTNLIAGSWENTSDGCANVNPSDITDVIGMAALSETADMDRAVASARTAAADWAQATPQMRFDVLDFIGSEILARQAELGQLLSREEGKTLPEGIGEAARAGQIFKFFAGECLRQTGDRLASVRPGVEVDVTRAPVGVVGLITPWNFPIAIPAWKIAPTLAYGNAAVLKPAELTPGCAWALAEIISRSGLPEGVFNIVFGKGASVGQHLVDHPDVDAVSFTGSVPTGRAIASSCAKTLKKVQLEMGGKNPMVVLDDADLDLAVAACLNGAFFSTGQRCTASSRLIVTEGIHDRFVAALTSAMQGLKVGNALEAGIQMGPVVDARQLEQNLSYLKIAADEGGTVIGGEHLTLAQEGFYMAPALVSETSNDMRINREEVFGPVASVLRARDYYEALALANDSAFGLSAGICTTSLKQASHFKANAEAGMVMVNLPTAGVDYHVPFGGSKGSSYGAREQGSYAAEFYTRVKTAYTLP, from the coding sequence ATGGACTACACAAATCTGATTGCCGGTAGCTGGGAAAACACCAGTGATGGCTGCGCCAATGTAAACCCGTCGGATATTACCGACGTTATTGGCATGGCGGCACTCAGCGAGACAGCCGACATGGATCGCGCCGTTGCCAGTGCCCGAACTGCCGCCGCCGACTGGGCGCAGGCAACGCCGCAGATGCGCTTTGACGTGCTGGATTTCATCGGCAGCGAGATCCTGGCCCGCCAGGCTGAGCTGGGGCAGCTGTTGTCACGCGAAGAGGGCAAGACCCTGCCCGAAGGCATTGGCGAGGCAGCGCGTGCGGGGCAGATCTTTAAATTCTTTGCCGGCGAATGCCTGCGCCAGACCGGTGATCGCTTGGCCTCGGTCCGCCCGGGTGTCGAGGTCGATGTGACCCGCGCCCCGGTGGGAGTTGTCGGGCTGATCACACCGTGGAATTTCCCCATCGCCATCCCCGCCTGGAAGATTGCGCCGACTCTGGCCTATGGCAATGCCGCGGTGCTAAAGCCCGCCGAGCTCACCCCCGGCTGTGCCTGGGCCCTGGCCGAAATCATCTCGCGCTCTGGACTGCCTGAAGGTGTGTTCAACATCGTCTTTGGTAAGGGGGCAAGTGTCGGCCAGCATCTGGTGGACCACCCTGATGTCGATGCGGTGTCCTTTACCGGCTCGGTGCCGACGGGCCGCGCAATTGCGTCCTCCTGTGCCAAGACCCTGAAAAAGGTGCAGCTGGAAATGGGCGGCAAAAACCCCATGGTGGTGCTGGATGATGCTGATCTGGATCTGGCGGTTGCGGCCTGTCTGAACGGGGCCTTCTTCTCCACTGGCCAGCGCTGCACCGCCTCGTCCCGTTTGATCGTTACCGAGGGCATCCATGATCGGTTTGTCGCTGCTTTGACCTCCGCGATGCAGGGGCTGAAGGTTGGGAATGCGCTGGAGGCGGGCATTCAGATGGGGCCGGTGGTGGATGCGCGACAGCTGGAGCAGAACCTGTCCTATCTGAAGATCGCAGCTGACGAGGGCGGCACTGTCATTGGTGGGGAGCACCTGACTCTGGCGCAGGAGGGCTTTTACATGGCGCCTGCCTTGGTGAGTGAGACCAGCAACGACATGCGCATCAACCGCGAAGAGGTTTTTGGCCCGGTGGCCTCTGTCCTGCGGGCGCGCGACTATTATGAGGCGCTGGCGCTGGCCAATGACAGCGCCTTTGGTCTGAGCGCAGGAATTTGCACCACCTCGCTGAAACAGGCGAGCCATTTCAAGGCAAATGCTGAAGCGGGCATGGTGATGGTCAATCTGCCCACCGCCGGGGTGGATTACCACGTGCCCTTTGGCGGCAGCAAAGGTTCCAGCTATGGCGCCCGCGAACAGGGCTCTTATGCTGCTGAATTCTACACGCGGGTAAAGACGGCCTATACACTGCCCTGA
- a CDS encoding sugar ABC transporter permease, whose amino-acid sequence MKTENQKAWFFVLPVLVLVAFNALIPMMTVVNYSVQETFGDNVFFWQGLDWFEQILRSDRFHAALGRQFLFTFLILIIEVPLGIIIALSMPRKGFWVPVCLVTMALPMLIPWNVVGAMWNIFTLPDIGLLGYFLNHVLGISYDMTQNPLAAWVTIVTMDVWHWTSLVVLLAYAGLVSIPDAYYQAAKIDGASNWAVFRFIQLPKMKTVLTIAILLRFMDSFNIYTEPFVLTGGGPGNSTTLLSIDLVKIALGQFDLGPAAAMSLIYFAITLLVSWLFYTLMTKDDLN is encoded by the coding sequence ATGAAAACCGAAAATCAAAAAGCCTGGTTCTTTGTGCTGCCCGTGCTGGTGCTGGTGGCCTTTAACGCGCTGATCCCGATGATGACCGTGGTGAACTACTCGGTGCAGGAAACCTTTGGCGACAATGTGTTTTTCTGGCAGGGCCTGGATTGGTTCGAACAGATCCTGCGCTCTGATCGTTTTCACGCCGCCCTGGGACGTCAGTTTCTCTTTACCTTCCTGATCCTGATCATCGAGGTGCCACTGGGCATTATCATCGCCCTGTCGATGCCGCGCAAAGGCTTCTGGGTGCCGGTCTGTCTGGTCACCATGGCGCTGCCGATGCTGATCCCCTGGAACGTGGTGGGGGCCATGTGGAACATCTTTACCCTGCCGGACATTGGCCTGCTTGGCTATTTCCTCAACCACGTGCTGGGCATCTCTTATGACATGACCCAGAACCCGCTGGCGGCCTGGGTGACCATCGTCACCATGGATGTCTGGCACTGGACCTCACTGGTGGTGCTCTTGGCCTATGCCGGCCTGGTATCGATCCCCGATGCCTATTACCAGGCGGCCAAAATCGACGGAGCCTCCAACTGGGCTGTGTTCCGGTTTATCCAGCTGCCCAAGATGAAAACCGTCCTCACCATCGCCATCCTGTTGCGGTTCATGGACAGTTTCAACATCTACACCGAACCCTTTGTGCTGACCGGTGGTGGCCCCGGCAACTCCACCACGCTGTTGTCGATTGATCTGGTGAAAATCGCCCTGGGTCAGTTTGACCTTGGCCCCGCCGCCGCCATGTCGCTCATCTACTTTGCAATCACGCTTCTGGTCTCCTGGCTGTTTTACACGCTGATGACCAAAGACGACCTGAACTAA
- a CDS encoding carbohydrate ABC transporter permease, whose product MQKRFIIPIVYILFLMLPIYWLVAMSFKTTNEILSGFSLFPQTFTLENYATIFTDPTWYWGYINSILYVSINTVISVAVALPAAYAFSRYRFLGDKQLFFWLLTNRMAPAAVFALPFFQLYSAVGIFDTHLAVALAHCLFNIPLAVWILEGFMGGIPKELDETAYVDGYSFPRFFATIFIPSIKAGVGVAAFFCFMFSWVELLLAKTLTAVAAKPIAATMTKTASSAGYELGLLAAAGTLTIIPGAIVIWFVRNYIAKGFAMGRV is encoded by the coding sequence ATGCAAAAACGCTTTATCATCCCCATTGTCTACATCCTCTTCCTGATGCTGCCGATCTACTGGCTGGTCGCGATGAGCTTTAAGACCACCAATGAGATCCTCTCGGGCTTCTCGCTGTTTCCACAGACCTTCACGCTGGAAAATTACGCCACCATCTTTACCGACCCCACCTGGTACTGGGGCTACATCAACTCGATCCTCTACGTCAGCATCAACACGGTGATTTCGGTGGCCGTGGCACTGCCGGCGGCCTATGCCTTCTCGCGCTACCGCTTTTTAGGCGACAAGCAGCTGTTCTTCTGGCTGCTCACCAACCGGATGGCGCCGGCGGCAGTCTTTGCCCTGCCCTTCTTTCAGCTCTATTCGGCGGTGGGGATCTTTGACACCCACTTGGCGGTGGCCCTGGCCCATTGCCTGTTCAATATCCCGCTGGCGGTCTGGATCTTAGAGGGCTTCATGGGCGGCATCCCCAAGGAGCTGGACGAGACCGCCTATGTAGACGGCTATTCCTTCCCGCGCTTCTTCGCCACCATCTTTATCCCCTCGATCAAGGCCGGGGTCGGCGTTGCCGCCTTCTTCTGCTTCATGTTCTCCTGGGTAGAGCTCTTGCTGGCCAAGACCCTGACAGCGGTGGCCGCAAAACCTATCGCTGCCACCATGACCAAAACCGCCTCAAGTGCCGGCTATGAGCTGGGCCTGCTGGCAGCAGCGGGCACATTGACAATCATTCCGGGGGCCATCGTGATCTGGTTCGTCCGCAACTATATCGCAAAAGGTTTTGCGATGGGGAGAGTATAA
- a CDS encoding proline racemase family protein encodes MRVIDSHTAGEPTRVILSGGPDLGSGSLADRAARLWRDHSDFCASVLLEPRGHDAMVGALLLPPQDRDCVAAVIYFNPASTLGMCGHATIGTLVTLYHLGRIDLGLHRLETPVGVVEVDLISPNRAVVENVASYRQFKSVSLELPGLGGIIGDVAWGGNWFFLTPDCPVALEAANIAALTTAALAIRDALWTGGITGARGARIDHVEFISAPQSPQSHGRNFVLCPGGAYDRSPCGTGCSAKLACLAEDGLLEPGTAWIQESIIGSTYTLRYRRNGAGQVIPQIEGAAHVTADTTLIFAENDPYRSGIQL; translated from the coding sequence ATGCGGGTGATCGACAGTCACACCGCCGGAGAACCAACGCGTGTGATCCTGAGCGGTGGCCCGGACCTTGGATCCGGGTCGCTGGCGGATCGCGCCGCAAGGTTGTGGCGAGACCACAGCGATTTCTGCGCCTCCGTCCTGCTGGAGCCGCGCGGTCACGACGCCATGGTGGGGGCGCTGTTGCTGCCTCCACAGGACCGGGACTGTGTCGCGGCGGTGATCTACTTCAACCCGGCTAGCACTCTGGGCATGTGTGGCCATGCCACCATTGGAACCTTGGTGACGCTGTACCATTTGGGACGGATTGATCTGGGCCTGCACCGTCTTGAAACCCCGGTCGGGGTGGTCGAGGTGGACCTGATTTCCCCAAATCGGGCGGTGGTGGAAAATGTCGCCAGCTATCGCCAGTTCAAATCCGTCTCGCTAGAGCTGCCAGGGCTGGGGGGGATCATCGGGGATGTCGCCTGGGGCGGCAATTGGTTTTTTCTCACCCCTGATTGCCCGGTGGCCCTGGAGGCGGCAAACATCGCAGCGCTGACCACAGCGGCCCTGGCTATTCGCGACGCCCTCTGGACGGGTGGGATCACCGGGGCCAGGGGCGCCAGGATCGATCATGTGGAATTTATCTCCGCGCCACAATCCCCGCAAAGCCATGGGCGCAACTTTGTGCTGTGCCCCGGTGGGGCCTATGATCGCTCTCCCTGCGGGACCGGCTGTTCTGCCAAACTGGCCTGTCTTGCCGAGGATGGCCTGCTGGAACCAGGAACCGCCTGGATTCAAGAGAGCATCATCGGCAGCACTTACACCCTCAGGTATCGCCGCAATGGCGCGGGTCAGGTGATCCCACAGATCGAGGGCGCGGCGCATGTCACCGCTGACACAACCCTGATTTTTGCAGAAAACGACCCCTATCGCAGCGGCATTCAGCTCTGA